In a single window of the Littorina saxatilis isolate snail1 linkage group LG5, US_GU_Lsax_2.0, whole genome shotgun sequence genome:
- the LOC138966103 gene encoding uncharacterized protein isoform X1, which produces MLPLSPQEMYGTETKIQYNLQESESQPSLENLGLTTLYQVRGLIGGCLSQRSSMARVHSEPDQSRIPGSAAGISAYTTPSSCKNSIPWQWQFCDHSSTTSSCIHRLETDDRQAVGVREEGQLTRVKMVAASGRTQCKTDSVLSDGGHYL; this is translated from the exons ATGCTGCCGCTGTCACCGCAAGAGATGTATGGGACAGAGACCAAGATTCAATACAACTTACAAGAATCAGAAAGCCAGCCATCACTTGAAAACTTAGGACTAACAACACTTTATCAA GTCCGAGGACTTATTGGTGGGTGCCTCTCACAAAGAAGTTCTATGGCAAGAGTACATTCAGAGCCTGACCAGTCTAGGATACCTGGGTCCGCTGCTGGAATTTCTGCATATACCACTCCTTCATCATGCAAAAACAG CATTCCCTGGCAATGGCAGTTTTGTGACCATAGTAGTACAACAAGCAGTTGTATACATAGGCTTG AAACTGATGACAGACAAGCTGTTGGAGTAAGAGAAGAGGGACAACTCACAAGGGTCAAAATGGTGGCCGCCTCCGGAAGAACTCAG TGCAAGACAGACAGTGTTTTGTCCGATGGTGGCCACTACTTGTGA
- the LOC138966103 gene encoding uncharacterized protein isoform X2, protein MNHKVEITVRGLIGGCLSQRSSMARVHSEPDQSRIPGSAAGISAYTTPSSCKNSIPWQWQFCDHSSTTSSCIHRLETDDRQAVGVREEGQLTRVKMVAASGRTQCKTDSVLSDGGHYL, encoded by the exons ATGAATCACAAAGTGGAAATAACG GTCCGAGGACTTATTGGTGGGTGCCTCTCACAAAGAAGTTCTATGGCAAGAGTACATTCAGAGCCTGACCAGTCTAGGATACCTGGGTCCGCTGCTGGAATTTCTGCATATACCACTCCTTCATCATGCAAAAACAG CATTCCCTGGCAATGGCAGTTTTGTGACCATAGTAGTACAACAAGCAGTTGTATACATAGGCTTG AAACTGATGACAGACAAGCTGTTGGAGTAAGAGAAGAGGGACAACTCACAAGGGTCAAAATGGTGGCCGCCTCCGGAAGAACTCAG TGCAAGACAGACAGTGTTTTGTCCGATGGTGGCCACTACTTGTGA